Part of the Amphiura filiformis chromosome 9, Afil_fr2py, whole genome shotgun sequence genome is shown below.
CAAGGAAAGGACAATTAATGCCAAACTCTAACGAATCAAACATGCTACTGAGGATTCATGTGGCCCTATCAAAATTGCCATAGTAACACTTCTCTAAACCAAACATTAAGTGTAAAATGTATCAAACAATTCTATAGCACCGTCACAACGAAAACATTACTGCCCTCATGACTAAGATTAAGAGAATTAACTGTTCTTCCCTACCACTGCACACCCAGACATAGAGGTATGTACAACATTCATGCTAAGTTGCATTCATCTAAGGTAAACATGAATTCATATGCCGATTAGTCCTTTTTCTATCCTACGTGCAGCTATGAtgatcaataaaataaaaatgttatacaACTTTAACATTTTCTGTTTCACTAGATTAAATTTCAGAAAATATTTGAATGCAGGGAAACTGAATGAAAGTATGTATTGTGTACAGAAGTAACAACAGATAATATGCATGGACTAGTGATTCATTTTTCAATCTTTAATAATATACAAATGTCCAAAAACCACCTACTCATTTACATCACACGCAACCAGAGATGTAACAACTGgtgcaaaaataattattatattgataGCCTGACTAAAATACACCACAAGATGGCTCCAGTCACAATTCACATCAACTAGGCAGGTTATCTACTTGCGGGGGGTACTACAAGGAAAAAACATCATGTTTAAATTCCTATTTATATTATACACAACAaaagtcaattttggtctttaaTGGGGAGCAAGCTGGATAGAAGCTGGACAGTGCTTGTCTCTTGATACATGAGCAAGAAAACCTGGTAAACCAATATTATTAGCATCTTCCAAATTTCATGTTTTACACTTGCAGAAATGATGAACTCAAATCATTCAAAGTACCGGTACCAGTTTTGTACAACATGAGCAGTGTCTGTGTCATCAACACTCATCATGAAATGAGTTCTACGTGCATGCATGATGCTTTTCCAAAACAGTGTTAAATATGTACTTTGATGGGAAGTTTATGGCAGTATAAAACCCTGCTATTCATGGTAGCATATCATGTTCAGTACAACTGTATATTTAAGGTACAGGCTGGGGAAAAAGAAGTGCTGGGCAaggggctactttgtaaaaaaatagGTTCACAAGGATTTACAGGGAAGGAGGGGCTATTTTCACTGAACCAGTGGCTATTTTCACTGAACCAGCAGCTATTTTGAAAATTACTGATGTTCGACAATGTTATGATTAATGGATTAATGCCTTAACCAGATGAACAGGCAAAGAATGCAAGAAATAACCTAAATTCTATGAACAAAATGCACAATTCTGATAGTCAAAATGACCATTAGGGCCAGGGCCAGTTTGAACAAAATAGTTGGCCCCTAGTCACAGGTATTTACTTTACAGAGGCATTTTGGGGCTTTACGGGAGCCAAatggcccctgcccccccccccccactgtttCCCAGTCTGTTTAGGTACTTGACACTTCACCAATAGTCATGGATATGTTCCCAACTTACCTTACACGCCTGCAACGCACCATTTGATCCTCTGGTtcaaaggaaggaaaaaagggttcacccacagaattaaaaccagagaacccagTCTCAGATACTGCCACATACAGTAACGCCCCAGCTACATGTATGGGGCACAAATTGGAGGTATTCTGGTCCTTAGCGATGGTACgcggaaacaaacaaaaacaattctgcatcttaTCTGAAGCATAATAGGTATTGTGTGCAGGTTGCATCTAGTACATGCAATGTCAAGCTCACATGACAACAATTGACTCAAGTGCATTCTGAGCGGACCGAGCGAAACCGAATACCGGTAGCCCCAATTTTGCTCCATGCGGGTATTAAGATGGCAGTAGAGTctgggttctctggttttaattctgtggttcaCCCACATTTCACCACAACACAcatattgataattgtgaaatacAAAATCATGTCCTGAAAGCAAATCTCATCATCAAGGCTACTGGGCAAAGGCAAACAAGAGACACAGAGGCCACAAAGTGTTGACAAATGCTTTTAAATTAACAGGGTACTTAAGCACCACAGCCAAAATCGGATTGGCAAGGCAATTACCTTTGCATATACCTGTAAGGTGGCTTCCTTGTTAAAAATGCCGGAATTCTGGCAAAACCGGAAAACTTGCAACTCTGGTCGCTCATTGACAGGACGCTTGCATCAATCAGAGCAAAAGAGTGCTGTACTTCTCTAGAAGCTAGTGTACTGGACATACATGTGAAAAGCACATGTATACTCCCTTCTAGAGGGAAGCTGAAGGGGAGCAATCACTCTCCCCTCCTCTTTAAGttgtactacacccttgataaatttgtgactatttttgcatttttctaaaaaaataataacacactggtaacaaaagttatgtacatttaattattataggggcaaggaatccagtatacactggaatttcagtgactcaaggcaagtggtacgttatttatgataagaaaagaggtaccgctagaatgtacctcatttctataatgaaccacttgtcttgaaacactgaaatttcagtgaagtaattggattccttgcccctaacttttgttaccagtgtatagttattttttgagaaagatgcaaaatgagtcacaaaatttatcagggggtgtagtaccaccttaaaagatACTCCCTGTCCAAATTTGTGTCAATTTACAAGAAAAGTCTTACCTGTCTTGCTATACGGAATTTAAGAAAGGCATCCTGAAGACTGCTACCACTTCCCTTTTTTCCTTTCACCTTTTCACCATTTCTGTCACCTTCAAATGCGACCATAAAACTTTGGGTAGATATGTTCTTTACAAAGTTACCATTTTCATCTTTGTTACCAATATCGCTGTCCAGAAAATGTTTATTTTCACACTGTTCATTTGCACTACTGATTGCACTTTGATTTGAAAACTTGTTGTGTTCATCAACATGACATTGACCACGCCTATTTCCACGCCTTGCCATCAGTTTCATCTCATTCGTTGTCATCATTTTAGATGGATTGGTCTTGTGGCGACATGTGTTAGATTGTTGTGGCATTATGGTTTCCTGAAGAGGTTTACGGATGGGATGAAAGCCTGCCATTGACATCACATGTAACAGCTCTATTCAGTGACACCAAACGACTGCTGTAACAGCAACAAGGTCAAAttataaaatgttacaaaatttttttggttttaaatttttaaagattACATTATTTTGCTGCATTTGTTTATCTTTTATGCATGCAATTTTGCATAAGTCtgcataaaatgtattttttgtttcTCAATCGGAGTAGGCTTGTTATCGACAGACCTACTGTCGCCAAATAAAATTGTTGACAATGAGATTTTTCCGACAGTCGATAAGAGACATCACTGTCGACAAAATAGATGTGGGGGAGTAATTTTTGTTGGTAGGTCAGGGGAGGAGAAACAAGTGTTATCATGCGGTTTGGAAATGTTCCTATGATTAATGCACAGTTGTGTAACTTGGATGGTTCCTTCGTAAGTTAATTacacaattagagaataaacgataggaatttttattttgactatcctctacccaGGCATGGAACTTAACTTTTTGTgtgtgtctacgtaatagaccactcccactgactaaaaaTACCCAATGCACACTGGCTATGAGGAATTTGTTTGATGGACAGGAAAGTCAGGTTCATTTAATTTTCGGAGAcaggtggtacatgtatatacgtgAAAAGTTGGATGTGGacaactatagaaaaattattattaaagccatgttataacatttccataaaaaatagattagtatttcttttccataaaatgttactttttttactgtcagatatgaccccttttaattttgcGCCGGACAActgtaaagcaaagaaaactgaaatttactaccagcacagATGTCGTCTATGCATGTCACTACTTCGTTGTGCTACTGCACgggcctttgatgtgtgtgtaccatcccgcacgccgtgtacggaCTGTGATGTGAACACTTGTGTACGTGTTagactatagctaaaataatagtttctcgatcatgagtaGAGACTGACTgatcagatcggtagcttccgAATCGGACCAATTATTAGCTTATCGatagtgatctgcatcggccgatttttccttcatccgccgatgtaatgcaccgatcacccaatatcatgaaagtaattgttgaagcttaacaagtattcatttattggtatgttTCTTCGAATTGGACAAGTTAAATCAAGCAAAATTGAGCAAAAAATCAAGCTTTGTaggcagtgttcgatttaccacctgcatacctgcaccagtgcatgtaacattccctctgtgcatgcagcttttaactacctgcctgcacgcgtgcatgtacgattttagcgctagcgatgacaagcagtcagtccgatttggaaaaacccaaCTATTTTTAGTGCAACatcctgacttcattagaagggctggcgccgtcgcgcaattgacaattcccgatacccctatcacgtgagaactgtcactttttttcattgacttccctagtcttctacacagccagtttgcatcggtctgatacttgtcgatcctaacgaacattcgagatagccacatacagtctggtccgagactatgacttcTCTTAGAAGGGCTAAGCGTTGGATGTCATCCACCAATtccgataccctcgcacatgtagaagctgtcattttcatttcattgaaaaaaaagaaccggaatttaaaacgtgggaaatatttgtttacgtacggaaaataatcataataatgtccagcaaaaaaggaaatatacctcaaaaaacacttgcatcattctggaaatcggccacctcgtcggcgactagttctagaacagatgaagccacagcacccagtgttttggctaagaaatcggcgagtgatcggcataaaaatgacaatgacagtggagccgggaatattattacaagcttaactgacaatgatcgtgattcagtgtgattttatgtttgctttaatttagGTGCATgtacactttttgctgtgcatgtagaaattttgggctacatgcaccagtgcaggtaggaaaaaatttgtaaatcggacactgttTGTAGGCGATAAACCTATAATCATACCGGGATTCActgattcaggcacgcagctaAGATAATCACGTAATTCCCCGCATCTACATGTACGTACGCCGTACGTAATTGTAGTTACTTCCGGGTTAAACATGTGcatgtcagattggagagagctacgggctgTGTGCAAAACTCACACTCATGTACGTACGCCGTACGTAATTGTAGTTACTTCCGGGTTAAACAtgtgcgtgtcagattggagagagctacgggccgtgtgcaaaactcacactgacttgaacgtaaacacaatattaaaatggggcgatcgaatgattagacggactcggacatcagggggaaaaggtaaattgaacttggaataatcatggtcaaattaagtattttaaaTGAATACGGGAGTGTgtttttgtgctcagagcatacataattatggttATACTTTGCGTACAAGCACCCTTTCAACATACAGGTGAAATGTACTCCCGGCGATGGCAGCCATTATTTACAATTGGGGCattggtaatcggtgatcgaatcggcagatcaaagagggaattgatcggccaatcggccgattcagataaggACATGATCGGTCAGACACTGACTAATCATGAGAGCTCactaggcacgcaatgacaattgctttggggtacaacgcctaccacactcgctttgggtagcgctgcatttcctgtgcgtacacaatcgatcgcgctattgtgtcattccactaaacttgtgacattacgcagtgcacgcagtacatcaTATTGAGAAACTACCGggtattattttagctataatatTTCCATCacaataataaaacgacggttcttgcgttttattcaaaatcgtgaattttgacaaaactacagcacctaaagtcttgatttttgcatggCATGTTAGTTTTTAAGTAACGTATAGTACAACcgtgtaaaaaaacagaatttagaaaaatattgaaagcaaatgttaaaatatggctttaattcattTCATGTACATTgtggaacaaacaaacaaacaaacaaacattcaaCTACAGTCAGAATTACAATTGAATAAACGCAGCTTTCAACAAATGTACTCGATcaaaccgcgatcgtatatcgcgtatttcaaactacaacacgaacaCACGACCTTTGATACAATACCAACCAATCACGAGAGCGTTGCCATGGTTGGCTTCACTTTCACGTCATTCATACACGGTCGCACACGCTGGTGTACATCGTGCATTGTACGCAAAAAATTGTCACATTATGTCAGGCTGTGACTGTGTTACTGATACTGTTCATTCAATCTGAATTTCGGaatgcttgttactccgcgagTGTATACCGCTACTCTACTACGCGTATATTATataggttatctgcgtacaacactacacacagccacgcaaagagtatgttccacgatgtacatgaTAAAAAAATTTTTATAGTACCGGCGTAGCTAGAAGTAGAACTCGAGCACTTGAACGATAAATTGACGGAAAGCTTCCGAATTCTGCAGCCCAAATATTTAGTGCTCATACTGTAGTTAAGTTTCTAATAATATCTAACACTAACATTACCAAAATTTAACACTGCACGTAGCAACATGGATTTTTCCTTGTATCTGATatgaaatttcacttttttattgTTTGCTTTCACCAATACTTGCCTATTTGTGGCCGTCCACCACCCTTCCTTTTCGGATATGTTTTCAACGGAAACCAGGGAGAAATGAACAGCTGCTGCAGCATATTGTAACAAGACGTATCATTGGTCAATAATCTGTCAAGGATAAATATGCGACCAATTACAACGTACGTACCTGCATACTCGGGTAAAAAAAAGTATTCAGAATAATCGATTTTGTTAATAGGGGTGTAACTTCTGAAgtttatttttattaatcaacagTGGATGGGGAGCTTTTTTGCCTTCTATACCGCGTATGGACAAACGCAAGCAatgacaaaaattttaaaaacccatttttttttctgaaacatATTCTAAAAAAATATAGGACAACTTCTAAAACACCATGACAAAAGGAACTTTATAGGAAGCAATGACCacattttttgaacaattttgctaaatttttactcaaaaaatagaaatgtcataaatattttacattattgggGACTTCAGaagaggggggtcccaaattccaaatatatcagggggttacacatatttggaaagaaaaaaaaaaaaaagggggaggggggtcatttatttatttatttttttatagctctagtctttttttttccatttttattaggCCTACCCTGTAGGCCCTACCTGAATCTGGTGGTGGGAAAAAAACACCCAGTCatcaaatttttgatgaccaaaatgtagggagccacaagatgaccacagacagtgtgtttattttattcaaaaagactgatttcaatacaattttagcctgtttagggggtaaggtgtatcggtggtgggggttCATAAATTTTTAATACtgaaacagccgtaaatatgccaatacaatagactgGTCTtacgatagtaggcctacttgtttgtatatgcttgtattttgctcaaactccataatcaTAATTTTGTTGATGgatggtgcctggattaatttagttttcatcaaaagtgctctatatgcttgtagtcaaggttttacggtatgtgtgCAGCCAAGACCCATGCACAACAAGTCTCGTTCCTGTGACAGTTCGTGGTGTAGCCAAACGGGGAAGCTGCCCTCTGTGGATCATCCTATCCCCTTGCCCTTTAGGCTCAGTTTTTCCATGTCAGCCTATAACACTGGGAATAGTAAATGTCCGAGTGGAGATCACATGCGTGTGAATGTAGGCTAcccctttcatcatcatcatcctaacCTATCGTCGACCCACTGCAGGGTGAAGGCCTCTCCATGATGACGCCACTCTGATTTATTCCACGTCTTTCTCATCCAGGTTATATCaagaaattttgtaatttcatctCTCCATCTAACTTTCTGTCTTCCTGAGTGTCTAGTACCATTTCTAGGTATCCATTCTGTAACCAGTTTGGTCCATCGTTCATCTGATGTTCTAGCTAGGTGACCAGCCCAAGAccacttcttttgtttcacaaTCTGGATGACATCGGTGACCTGTGTCATGATTCTGTGTTTCTCTCTTTTTGTGATCAATAGCATGCTCCTTTCCATACTGTGTTGAGCCACTCTCAACTTCTGCTCCATTCTCCGAGTCGATATGGCCCTAGTTTCTGAGCCATTATGTCATGGCTGGGAGGACACACTGGTTGGTTTTGGGGTTGTTTTTTTGCAACTTCTGCCTTCATTCATTTCCTGATGGTTTTACATACTTCCGAGTACTCTATGTTCTGAATGTTGGTTTGCTGTTTTATTTCCCTCCTCTTCTTGAGAAGCTTTAGAGTGGTTTCTGAGAGTTTGTCTTCCTTCTTTTTCACTTCCTTTCCAGCTACTTCCCTGGCACAGCTATTGATTGTTTCTGCTATGGCTTTGGATTTTTCAGTAAGATCACACTCCTTCATTGTATCTTCCAGTGCATCAAACTTGTTCTGTAGGGCTAATTGGAACTCTAGTGAATGTTGATGTAGCTTGTCTAGGTTCCAATTGGCTGTCTTCTTGCGCATTACAATTCCATCACTGTCTGTTATTACTTCCCCATCCTCATCTTGCAGGGCAACCATCTGTGATCTCCCAAGTGTTAATGCTTGcttttttatgttttgttttgttttttgcaactTCAGCCTGCCTTCATTCGTTTCCTGATGGTTTTACATACTTCCGAGTGCTCTATTTTCTGACTGTTGGTTTGCTGTTTTATTTCCTACTTCTTCTTGAGAAGCTTTAGAGTGGTTTCTAAGAGTTTGTCTTCCTTCTTTTTCACTTCCTTTCCAgtgggcagggtgggcgacttgcccaccctggaaaaatctgggggaaaattttggagcgagaaggggaaaaaagagaaaggaaagggggaaagaaaaaagaaaagaagggaaaaagaaaggaaagaaggggaaaagaaaggaaagaaggaaaaaagaaagaagggaaaggggaaatgaaaaaacaaacggGAAGCATCCGGGGGAAGCCTAAGAGGGATGGGGGAAGGAATAGGGAAAGGGGAATGAAAGAgggaaaaacaacaacttgcatgtttattgtggggaagcaattcatgcacagggggaaggagtgtaagaaaggggaagaaattgaagaatatgaagaaagaCAGAGAATTTAAGAaagtgatttgaggggaagtaatttaagtgagtgtaatggaggggggaaggaatgagagaaaggggaagaaattgaagggTAGAAGGGGGAAATAATTTAGTGAATGTAATAGTGAATGTTAAATCCACTTGTTAACTTGTTAAATCCACTCAAGAATATcagtattgttttattttgtattgttcTTAAGTTGTTAATaaatttttgtttcctttcagataattctaaaatcaaaaacttaatatttttgacattgcaaaatttttacaaatgtatgcaaggatgcttcatctgatggtataaaaatgcccaaaacccatgagcttcccgggccttcgccccctggacccccaccaggggccctaaagcGGGCCCCTCGACCCCACACCAGTGGTTGCTCCGCTCTATTTAATTATTAACCTGGGGGAAAATTTTTtgagccttgcccaccctggcaaagaggGCTGGCTATACGCCCCTGTTGACAGCTATTGATTGTTTCTGCAATGGCTTTGGATTTTTCAGTAAGATCACACTACTTCATTGTATCTTCCAGTGCATCAAACTTGTTCTGTAGGGCTAACTGGAAGTGGAACTCTAGTCAATGTTGATGTAGCGTGTCTAGGTTCAAATTGGCTATCTTCTTGCGCATTAGCTTGGCTCTTTCCAGTTTCATGTTAATGTGGATCTTAGATCTTACTAATCTGTGGTCATGCACTGCCTGTGTTGAATTTGTTGAGAACAGATACACCTGTAACAATGTGTTGCTTGTCTGAGAGGATCAAGTCAATTTCATTCTTGGTTGTGCCAATTGGACTTCGCCATGTCCACTGCCGAGAAGGTTTCTTCTTAAAGAATGTGTTCATGATTCTAAATCCTTTGTTGACAGCAAAGTCTAGAAATTTGTCTCCTCTGTCATTCCTTTCACCAATGCCAAATTTGCCATCTACCTGCTCTCCAGCTCTCTGGCTTCCCACCTTTGCATTGAAATCTCCCATTATGATTGTATGGCTTGCTTTGTCTTGATTGAGAAGGCCATTGATTTCTTCATATACTTCATAAACTGCATCATCTTTATGGCTTGTGGTTGGCATATAGATCTGGAAGATTCTCAGTTTCTGTTATTTTTATACTTGATGATTATCTGTGCCACTCTATCAGAAGTgctcttaggccaaaaaaaacatgtttgtttcctgtagcaagtcaaaaaagtcaaatgcaaaatgtgtttttttttagatccatgtcttcaaatgacaacaaatttgctgcaaattggaatgggaatttacagtgggtctctccaacacacacacaaaaaacatatttcttcatattcaagaatatctatgatcccctttcaacctgcataTTAAAAAAGGGattaaaaatgtgtgatgttttctccagtagtttttcactatgctcgtttgttgtgtgtAAATGTGTAAatatgtttactccagtagtgttttatattattttttttgtgatttttccaggtgttttgggttttttttctttgaaaagtgaaaaaaatctaacttgctttttttttgccttaaagcTTAAGACATTAGCTGTGAGGTCTTTTCTTATGATGAATCCTACTCCACTAGCACCACCCTTCTCTGTGCCTCTGTAGTATATTGTATTCATATAAAGCTTCTCCTTTTCGTCTTACTTCGCCAAGTCCAATGATGTCCCATTTTACGTTGTCTAGTTCATTCTCTAGTTCGCCGAATCGATCATCACTCAGTAGGGACCTTCCGTTTTATGTTCCCAAGGTCAATTCCTTTAGGGAGCCTGTCCTAACCCAGAGATTCTTAGCATCCTCTGCTCTCTCATTTTTCGTACCGCTCCTGTGGTTGGTGGCTTGAAAGCTGCTGGGGACTGAGGGCCTTGTCCTTAGTTGTGCAGTCATAATTACTTGGCGGTTGTGGCATACTCACCATGCTTGCCACAGATGCATGTTGGTGATACTTACATTACTTACTTACTTTCCAGCAATGTCACATATATGACAAGGTTCTGCAAGCCGTTGTCCTAAAAAAACAGGATCCTCCGCCTGCCAGAATGCAGAAAATGCCGATGACCACTTCTGTAGTTCGTACGCCATCTTTGCTACTTCGACCTTACTGGCCAGTCGAAGGAGGTACTGGATGGCTGATGGCTCCCTTGTGAGCTCATACACCCTTTGAAGGTGAATCTTATTTTTAACTGTCCAGCCATCCATTTAACCCAAATGACTTTCAACTTACGGAAAATACTTTCTCATCCACCGTAATGAACAATACCCGAATGAATGAACAACCCCTTATGTAAGGAGCTGACAACAACTGGCCCCTTTCCGTGACTTTTCCCTaccctaattttgaaaaaaaaaaagttagtggTAACTGAAAGATAATTTAGATGTGTCATTTGGCTAAACAGGATGTTGTTATTCACAGAAATAAGAACTGTAAACAAATATCCCAGCCATCACAGGTTGATATGGTTTTCCTTTGAATACCTCCCCCATGCATGCTAACAGTAAAAGTGGACGCTTAAGCAGGTGCAAGTTAAAGAAAATTCtcggaaggaggggggggggcttacAGCTTTGAGGGATGTGAGTAtccagaaagcgtggataaatgctgttttattattaatatggTGGGGTGTTAACTAGGtcagatcagtggcgtagctgggattttttccagcgggggcaagcctgtatggggcgggtcccaaatccaccaaacaaaaatgggggtaggtgcgggtggtgcgacgcacccccatcgaaatgaaaagtacactttcaaatatatcaaagaaaaagaaaaaacaaaggaaataagttaatttggcaatacagtggcccaagagggaaaatggtaaactgggttattactttttcaaagaaattgcgcgaaaaaaaaaaaaaaattgttttttattactaatttggtcttaatagaaatgaattttagCCATAATtcttgcaaaattttgcaatgttaccatattttggtccaaaacatggtgttttggggaacataccttAGGCTATTTCAGGGGTCTGGACCcgtacccatctggtctaatgataaatccggccctaagtttgaaatagctcaatggtaaatgactaaatcggccaattttgtgtcgatactgaaaatttttggttg
Proteins encoded:
- the LOC140160219 gene encoding craniofacial development protein 2-like; the protein is MPTTSHKDDAVYEVYEEINGLLNQDKASHTIIMGDFNAKVGSQRAGEQVDGKFGIGERNDRGDKFLDFAVNKGFRIMNTFFKKKPSRQWTWRSPIGTTKNEIDLILSDKQHIVTGVSVLNKFNTGSA